The following are encoded together in the Lytechinus variegatus isolate NC3 chromosome 19, Lvar_3.0, whole genome shotgun sequence genome:
- the LOC121405903 gene encoding WASH complex subunit 3-like: MDADGLPLVGPGVDLTKVGAIHSKRMLAFLNHFIIHTTRFLNKFSCVCETKLSEITTRIQRLETTVNILEAKLASIPGLENVTVEPTPPPAAPEPSNLPALPSSEPADGSSIPAIEATPEAAPATMTVSQDPRYIKYFKMINMGVPVDALKQRLLMDGLDPAYLDTPNAPAPPVNQESDSDDFSSQDNSSDDDFSD, translated from the exons ATGGACGCTGACGGATTACCCCTTGTAGGGCCAGGAGTAGATTTGACGAAG gTTGGTGCTATACACTCCAAGCGAATGCTCGCCTTTTTAAACCACTTCATCATACACACAACCAGATTTCTCAACAAGTTCTCCTGCGTTTGTGAAACG AAACTGTCGGAGATCACAACTCGTATTCAAAGGCTTGAAACCACAGTCAACATATTGGAAGCAAAG CTTGCATCTATACCTGGCTTAGAGAATGTCACTGTGGAGCCTACCCCGCCCCCAGCTGCACCTGAACCATCTAACCTCCCCGCCCTACCGTCTTCAGAGCCTGCCGATGGATCA AGCATCCCAGCCATTGAAGCCACTCCTGAAGCAGCTCCGGCTACTATGACAGTATCTCAAGATCCAAGatatattaaatatttcaaaatgattaatATG GGTGTCCCAGTGGATGCTCTCAAGCAAAGACTTCTCATGGACGGTTTAGATCCAGCTTATCTAGA CACACCGAATGCTCCTGCTCCGCCCGTCAACCAAGAATCCGACTCCGATGATTTCAGCAGTCAAGATAATAGCTCAGATGATGACTTCAGTGATTAG